The following coding sequences lie in one Candidatus Melainabacteria bacterium genomic window:
- a CDS encoding polysaccharide biosynthesis protein codes for MNLPESSDNSQSKTLVLDTELPPGILARIRWMRLLQIAVDAVLVTLAFIGAYLIRLDGRIDGPYLHQLQVLIPTLVCTRLLANWGFGVYRRLWRYTGLTEIMELGCSVLSVSTLLLLARAANLTRIDDNQLSFSVITIDAGLCFLLLTGPRILRRLQTEHKHRRHWRQPVRRRALLVGAGDAGQLVLKEMNSRFDLGVDVVGLLDDDPAKVHKRIGSLTVFGTTDDLPKHVENLVIDQVIIAMPSAPPSEIRRIVDMCRKAEVETRILPGLYDLINGKVSVNQLREVSIEDLLGREPVTLDTPAIAKYIEGRTVLVTGAGGSIGSELCRQIMRFQPKELLLLGKGENSIFTIHQELKARPEPVSLVPIIADIRDHHRLLNIFEKHAPQVVFHAAAHKHVPLMEANVPEAITNNIRGTQNVAELSAEFGVETFVLVSSDKAVNPTSVMGATKRIAELVVQDLARRSKTKYVAVRFGNVLASRGSVIPVWRQQIAAGGPVTVTHPDATRYFMLIPEAVQLIMQAGALGSGGEIFVLDMGNPVKIIDLAHDLIKFSGLRPGQDIEIKFTGLRPGEKLYEELLTAEEGLTKTSYEKIFVGKPQPLESAVLHSAMDKLFKCASQDDEKGIRSSLHELVGGTLLQQLEV; via the coding sequence TTGAATCTTCCGGAATCTTCAGATAATAGTCAGTCGAAAACGTTAGTTTTAGACACCGAGCTGCCGCCAGGCATTTTGGCTAGAATCAGATGGATGCGTCTTCTTCAGATTGCAGTCGATGCGGTTTTGGTCACCCTGGCCTTTATCGGTGCTTACCTGATTCGCCTGGATGGGCGCATCGACGGACCGTATTTGCATCAACTGCAAGTATTGATTCCAACTCTCGTCTGCACCCGCCTGCTCGCTAACTGGGGCTTTGGCGTCTATCGCCGTTTGTGGCGCTACACGGGATTGACCGAGATCATGGAACTCGGTTGCTCGGTTCTTTCAGTATCGACCTTGCTTTTGCTGGCTCGTGCTGCCAATTTGACCCGTATAGACGACAACCAACTTTCATTCAGCGTTATTACTATTGATGCCGGTTTGTGCTTCTTGCTGCTGACCGGACCGCGCATTTTGCGGCGCCTGCAGACCGAGCACAAACACCGTCGCCATTGGCGGCAGCCTGTACGCAGGCGCGCCCTTCTTGTAGGTGCTGGTGACGCCGGTCAACTGGTATTGAAGGAAATGAATTCTCGCTTCGACCTGGGCGTAGATGTTGTTGGGTTGCTCGATGACGACCCTGCCAAAGTGCACAAGCGCATCGGATCGCTCACCGTATTTGGTACCACTGATGATTTGCCGAAGCATGTCGAGAATCTGGTAATCGACCAGGTGATTATCGCCATGCCGTCTGCTCCGCCGTCTGAGATTCGTCGCATTGTAGACATGTGCCGGAAAGCCGAAGTAGAGACGCGCATATTGCCCGGGCTCTACGATTTGATTAACGGTAAAGTCAGCGTCAATCAGTTGCGTGAAGTATCTATCGAAGACTTGCTCGGACGTGAGCCCGTAACGCTGGATACACCAGCCATTGCAAAGTACATTGAAGGCAGAACGGTGCTTGTCACAGGCGCAGGCGGCTCAATTGGCAGCGAGTTGTGCCGTCAGATTATGCGTTTTCAGCCGAAAGAGCTGTTGCTTCTGGGCAAGGGCGAGAATTCCATATTTACTATCCATCAAGAGCTGAAGGCGCGTCCTGAGCCCGTCAGTCTGGTGCCGATCATCGCTGACATTCGCGATCATCACCGCCTTCTCAATATCTTTGAGAAGCATGCACCACAGGTGGTGTTTCATGCGGCAGCGCACAAGCATGTACCGCTCATGGAAGCGAACGTGCCTGAGGCTATTACCAACAATATCCGTGGCACTCAAAATGTAGCCGAGCTGTCGGCAGAATTTGGAGTAGAGACTTTTGTTCTGGTTTCAAGCGACAAGGCTGTCAATCCAACTTCAGTCATGGGTGCAACCAAGCGCATTGCCGAGTTGGTTGTGCAAGACCTGGCTCGTCGATCCAAAACCAAATACGTTGCCGTGCGTTTCGGAAACGTGCTTGCCAGCCGCGGTTCTGTCATACCAGTGTGGCGTCAGCAGATCGCAGCTGGCGGTCCTGTGACTGTCACTCATCCGGATGCAACCAGATACTTCATGCTTATCCCGGAGGCTGTGCAGTTGATTATGCAAGCCGGTGCGCTTGGTTCTGGTGGAGAAATCTTTGTTCTGGACATGGGCAACCCTGTCAAAATTATCGACCTCGCTCATGACTTGATCAAATTCTCTGGTCTGAGGCCCGGTCAGGATATAGAGATAAAGTTTACGGGCTTGCGCCCTGGCGAAAAGCTCTACGAAGAGCTTCTCACCGCCGAAGAAGGGCTCACCAAGACTTCTTACGAGAAAATCTTTGTTGGTAAACCGCAGCCGCTCGAGTCAGCGGTGTTGCATAGCGCCATGGATAAACTTTTCAAATGCGCCTCGCAAGATGACGAGAAGGGAATTCGCTCATCATTGCATGAGTTAGTTGGCGGTACGCTTTTACAGCAACTGGAAGTCTAA
- a CDS encoding rhomboid family intramembrane serine protease: protein MSQHANVEIQDKPTAPALTFMMIFGLLGAFAMGPVNPLKADYWLSHNCYQQLHAMELLHKSDILGLLTMATMSNFASFHIVQMSFNMYFLWVFSKHTEQKLGPGRFILLLVLALYLPWAVAYLDLMRQPQLGELYIVGPAMFLCTIIGCYMVFPPIPKSVIGKGNIRAKNEIFRRGERADPLDKYIANPYTFVGVFAAVQILLHLWITIGFTDFFKPMPGYDVWLLVPSLVCVAFGYGLGQIFLNSATAHFKEGPLTLAALKRYYELMELDVNHDEAIRGTARTLGLPVEKVREWVTKNKGKLRVK from the coding sequence ATGAGCCAACACGCAAACGTCGAAATTCAGGATAAGCCCACAGCTCCGGCATTAACGTTCATGATGATATTCGGATTGCTGGGGGCATTTGCCATGGGTCCGGTAAATCCGCTCAAGGCTGATTACTGGCTGTCTCACAACTGCTACCAGCAGCTTCACGCGATGGAGCTTCTGCACAAGAGCGACATACTCGGACTGTTGACCATGGCAACTATGAGCAACTTCGCCTCTTTCCATATTGTGCAAATGTCGTTCAATATGTACTTCTTGTGGGTCTTTTCCAAGCATACAGAGCAAAAACTCGGACCCGGACGCTTCATTCTGTTGCTGGTCCTGGCGCTCTATTTGCCCTGGGCAGTCGCTTACCTCGATTTGATGCGCCAGCCTCAGTTGGGCGAGCTCTATATAGTAGGTCCGGCAATGTTCTTGTGCACGATCATCGGCTGCTATATGGTCTTCCCTCCTATACCCAAAAGCGTAATCGGGAAAGGCAACATCCGTGCCAAGAACGAAATCTTCAGACGCGGCGAGCGTGCTGATCCGCTCGATAAGTACATTGCCAATCCATACACATTTGTAGGCGTTTTTGCTGCCGTGCAAATATTGCTGCACTTGTGGATTACTATTGGTTTCACCGACTTTTTCAAGCCGATGCCGGGTTACGATGTCTGGTTGCTTGTGCCATCGCTGGTTTGCGTGGCATTTGGATACGGTCTGGGGCAGATCTTCTTGAACAGCGCCACCGCCCACTTCAAGGAAGGACCGCTTACACTGGCTGCTCTCAAGCGCTATTACGAATTGATGGAGCTTGATGTTAACCACGATGAAGCTATCCGTGGAACCGCCCGCACGCTTGGCTTGCCCGTCGAAAAAGTGCGTGAGTGGGTGACTAAGAACAAAGGCAAGCTTCGCGTCAAGTAA